A region of the Chryseobacterium cucumeris genome:
TTTGTTTCGTTAAAGCTGAAACGAATAAGATTGGAATATCTTGGAACTGACCAATTTTATCTTTGATTGATTTTTCAAAATCACGCATCGTATTGGTCTGCTTATCCTCGATCAAATCCCACTTATTCACTAGGATTACGATTCCTTTTCTGTTTTTCTGAGCCAGTCCGAAGATATTCATATCCTGAGATTCCCATCCCTGTGTAGCATCCACCATGATGATCACGACGTCAGAATATTCGATAGAACGGATCGATCTCATTACAGAGTAGAATTCAAGGTCTTCGTTTACCTTAGACTTTCTTCTCATCCCTGCAGTATCTACCAACACAAATTCGTGTCCGAATTTGTTGTATAAAGTCTGGATACTATCTCTCGTAGTTCCTGCGATATCGGTTACAATATTTCTTTCAACATCCAATAAAGCATTAGTCATCGTGGACTTTCCTACGTTTGGACGACCTGCAATCGTAATTTTAGGCAATCCTTCAAATGGATCTTTATACTCTGTAGTAGGGAAATCTTTAACGATATCATCTAACAAATCCCCCGTTCCTGAACCTGTAGCAGAAGAAAGTGTGTAATATTTATCAATTCCTAACTGATAGAATTCTGTTGCAGGAAGTTCTTCCTTGGAAGAATCTACTTTATTGATAACAATATAAATAGGTTTGTTGGATCTTCTGAGAAGTCTGTAAATTTCGTGGTCTGTATCAGTAAGTCCTTCTTCTACGTTCATCATAAAGATAATAGAAGTGGCTTCATCCACCGCTAATTGTACCTGCTTACGGATTTCTTCTTCAAAGATATCATCTGTACCTACATCATAACCTCCGGTATCAATTACCGTAAAGTCTACTCCGTTCCAGTCTGATTTTCCGTAGTGACGGTCTCTGGTAACACCAGCTGTAGAATCTACAATAGCTTCTCTTCTTTCTAATAAACGATTAAAAAGCGTGGATTTTCCTACGTTGGGACGTCCAACGATTGCGACAATATTTGACATAAAAAATGTTTAATAATCCTTTTGCTTTGCTCAGGATATGTTATTAATGGGTTACTCCAACTTTTGGAGCCCAATTTTTTTGCAAAGATAAGGTTTTATTATTTAACAGATTGAAGCTGGGAGAAGGAGGCTGGATGTTATTATCCATCGGATAAATTAATGTAAGCCCTACTCTTTCAATCTAACAATATATCCACAAATCTACTGTTTATG
Encoded here:
- the der gene encoding ribosome biogenesis GTPase Der, with translation MSNIVAIVGRPNVGKSTLFNRLLERREAIVDSTAGVTRDRHYGKSDWNGVDFTVIDTGGYDVGTDDIFEEEIRKQVQLAVDEATSIIFMMNVEEGLTDTDHEIYRLLRRSNKPIYIVINKVDSSKEELPATEFYQLGIDKYYTLSSATGSGTGDLLDDIVKDFPTTEYKDPFEGLPKITIAGRPNVGKSTMTNALLDVERNIVTDIAGTTRDSIQTLYNKFGHEFVLVDTAGMRRKSKVNEDLEFYSVMRSIRSIEYSDVVIIMVDATQGWESQDMNIFGLAQKNRKGIVILVNKWDLIEDKQTNTMRDFEKSIKDKIGQFQDIPILFVSALTKQRILKAVEVAMQVYEDRKKKIKTSKLNEVMLPIFENTPPPALKGKYIKIKYCVQLPTPSPQFVFFCNLPQYVKEPYKRFTENQLRKEFGFTGVPIEVYFRQK